A genomic window from Candidatus Thiocaldithrix dubininis includes:
- the waaA gene encoding lipid IV(A) 3-deoxy-D-manno-octulosonic acid transferase yields the protein MPISQVLYTGLMYLLTPLFLLRLYWKGRLNPAYRQRIRERLGWVTPSNQASIWVHAVSVGETMAAKPLVDALLMHYPDKTVWLTSTTPTGSATVQRLWGERVRHSYCPYDLPDALQRFIKRSQPQLCIILETEIWPNLFYACQHHQIPLLMANACLSERSLIGYRKVHRLIKTTLNRATKIMTRSAVDATRLTSLGVLPEKLKVCGNLKFELTIPESLDAQTQALRASLQGRRIWVAASTHSGEDDIILDAFQGLYAQYPDVLLILVPRHPERFASVAQLCEQSGLTWQRRSQHTAITAQTAILLGDTMGELLLWYAIADLALIGNSLLAPGGGHNPLEAAAFAVPILTGRYTQNFVDMYPALVAQNAALVVSDKEALLTCLHEWMREPLAYYQKGQAARRFFEQNQGALACILVEINQVLAAR from the coding sequence ATGCCAATTTCACAAGTTTTATATACGGGGTTAATGTATTTATTAACCCCGCTTTTTTTATTACGTTTGTATTGGAAAGGGCGGCTGAATCCTGCTTATCGCCAGCGGATTCGTGAACGCTTGGGTTGGGTAACGCCCAGTAATCAAGCTAGTATTTGGGTACATGCGGTGTCCGTGGGCGAAACAATGGCGGCAAAGCCTTTGGTTGATGCCTTATTAATGCATTATCCGGATAAAACCGTGTGGCTCACTAGTACTACACCCACTGGGTCGGCAACCGTACAACGCTTGTGGGGCGAGCGCGTTAGACATAGCTATTGCCCTTATGATTTGCCAGATGCCTTACAACGTTTTATTAAACGTAGCCAACCACAGCTTTGTATTATTTTAGAAACGGAAATCTGGCCGAATTTATTTTATGCCTGTCAACACCATCAAATTCCGCTACTCATGGCGAATGCCTGTTTATCCGAGCGCTCATTAATAGGTTATCGGAAAGTGCATCGGCTCATTAAAACCACTTTAAACCGCGCTACAAAAATAATGACGCGTAGTGCGGTCGATGCTACACGTTTGACAAGTTTAGGCGTATTGCCAGAAAAGTTAAAAGTCTGTGGCAATCTTAAATTTGAACTAACAATTCCAGAATCGCTAGATGCTCAAACACAAGCGCTTAGAGCCAGTTTGCAAGGGCGTAGAATTTGGGTAGCGGCCAGTACGCATAGCGGCGAAGATGATATTATTTTGGATGCTTTCCAAGGTTTATACGCACAATATCCCGACGTTTTATTGATTTTAGTACCGCGTCACCCAGAACGTTTTGCCAGCGTCGCCCAGTTATGTGAGCAAAGCGGTTTAACTTGGCAACGTCGTAGTCAGCACACAGCAATTACAGCACAGACTGCAATTTTATTAGGCGATACTATGGGGGAATTATTACTGTGGTACGCCATTGCAGATTTAGCCTTGATTGGTAATAGCTTGCTCGCGCCCGGTGGCGGACATAATCCGTTAGAGGCAGCCGCTTTTGCTGTACCGATTTTAACGGGTCGTTATACGCAGAACTTTGTTGATATGTATCCGGCGTTAGTGGCACAAAACGCCGCTCTAGTTGTGTCTGATAAAGAGGCGCTATTAACCTGTTTACACGAGTGGATGCGCGAGCCACTTGCCTATTATCAAAAAGGACAAGCCGCTAGGCGATTTTTTGAGCAAAATCAAGGCGCATTAGCTTGTATACTCGTTGAAATTAATCAGGTTTTAGCAGCGAGGTAG
- the ampD gene encoding 1,6-anhydro-N-acetylmuramyl-L-alanine amidase AmpD, translated as MNIDITTGLLAEARQCPSPNHDERPDGCLADLIVLHHISLPPYEFGGAAIDQLFTNQLDPNAHPFFAQICHLRVASHLLIRRNGEIVQYVPFHKRAFHAGVSHYQGRERCNDFSIGIELEGSDFVPFADIQYRQLIEVIEVLLATYPQLSRQHITGHENIAPGRKTDPGVFFNWQRLSKQFGVNLPT; from the coding sequence GTGAATATTGATATAACGACAGGTTTACTTGCAGAAGCGCGGCAATGTCCATCCCCCAATCACGATGAAAGACCGGATGGCTGCTTAGCGGATTTAATTGTCTTGCACCATATTAGCTTGCCACCGTATGAATTTGGGGGCGCGGCAATAGATCAGTTATTTACCAATCAGCTAGACCCTAATGCACATCCGTTTTTTGCACAGATTTGCCATTTACGTGTTGCTAGTCATTTATTGATTCGGCGTAATGGTGAAATTGTTCAGTATGTGCCATTTCATAAGCGTGCTTTTCACGCGGGTGTATCCCATTATCAGGGGCGTGAACGCTGTAATGATTTTTCGATTGGGATTGAACTGGAAGGTTCGGATTTTGTGCCGTTTGCTGATATTCAATACCGACAACTCATAGAAGTTATTGAAGTTCTTTTAGCCACATACCCGCAACTAAGTCGGCAACATATTACCGGACATGAAAATATTGCCCCGGGGCGCAAGACCGATCCGGGCGTATTCTTTAATTGGCAGCGTTTAAGTAAACAGTTTGGGGTTAATTTGCCAACATGA
- a CDS encoding histidine phosphatase family protein, whose product MTTKFDFLRHGEPVGGVMFRGSGTDHPLSDLGWQQMHAAIAGKSGWDAIVTSPMLRAYAFAKQVAEQHHLPLEIVHNLREAGYGMWEGLTPEVVRANDLAAYQALYADPVNQRPLGAEPLAEFTERVLQAFDYLGQQYENQHILVVSHAGTMRAILCHVLGAPIASQQLISPPYAYFYNITWTEVKGLQINL is encoded by the coding sequence ATGACCACAAAATTCGATTTTCTGCGTCACGGTGAACCCGTTGGCGGCGTTATGTTTCGTGGATCTGGTACGGATCATCCCTTAAGTGACTTGGGTTGGCAGCAAATGCACGCGGCCATAGCGGGTAAATCCGGTTGGGATGCCATTGTTACTTCGCCAATGCTACGGGCTTATGCGTTTGCTAAACAAGTTGCTGAGCAACATCATTTACCGCTAGAAATTGTGCATAATTTACGTGAGGCAGGTTATGGTATGTGGGAAGGCTTAACTCCAGAGGTGGTGAGAGCCAATGATCTTGCTGCTTATCAAGCTTTATATGCTGATCCCGTTAATCAACGCCCATTAGGCGCTGAACCCTTAGCTGAGTTTACCGAAAGGGTTTTACAAGCATTTGATTATTTAGGTCAGCAATATGAAAACCAACATATTTTAGTCGTATCACATGCTGGCACAATGCGCGCAATTCTTTGCCATGTGTTGGGAGCGCCGATTGCTAGTCAACAGTTAATTAGTCCACCTTATGCCTATTTTTACAACATAACGTGGACTGAGGTAAAAGGACTACAGATCAACCTTTGA
- a CDS encoding thioredoxin family protein, whose product MGFTPLTDLNFHQTLSDVTGTALVLVGAAHCGACKQLKTVLHRYQNTENALPIFEVDAVMNGGIIQALTIFHLPALFLYVDGHYHRQIQCEATLPALQTAIQQALMQAAEEEP is encoded by the coding sequence ATGGGCTTTACACCCTTAACCGATTTAAATTTTCATCAAACATTATCCGATGTAACAGGGACGGCTTTGGTTTTAGTCGGCGCTGCGCATTGTGGGGCTTGTAAGCAGTTAAAGACCGTTTTACATCGTTATCAAAACACTGAAAACGCTTTACCTATATTTGAAGTGGATGCGGTTATGAACGGTGGCATTATTCAAGCGCTAACGATCTTTCATTTACCTGCATTATTTTTGTATGTCGATGGGCATTATCACCGGCAAATTCAGTGTGAAGCAACCTTACCTGCCTTACAAACAGCGATTCAACAAGCTTTAATGCAAGCGGCTGAGGAAGAACCGTGA
- a CDS encoding BPSS1780 family membrane protein, with protein sequence MQGNSLPASRGWQWYKQGWSLFSKQKGNWVLMTLLASVGFILLNVIPLIGSLAALLIFPGLIGGMLYSAQEVSAGKPIKLDYLWIVFKDPKKRSEFLKLGLVLIAGIFLAGIFMGDKVEGLNPNANLDVGFGTLAFLFLLGLIGFIIFGYASALILFRSSSMTNALKESISLGTNQLLPIATLYLLYTLFSIIAAIPFGLGFLILWPVTIGAIYVSYQELDDYL encoded by the coding sequence ATGCAAGGAAATTCCTTACCTGCTTCACGAGGTTGGCAATGGTATAAACAAGGTTGGAGCCTCTTTTCTAAACAGAAAGGCAATTGGGTTTTAATGACCTTGTTGGCTTCAGTCGGCTTTATTCTATTAAACGTTATTCCATTGATTGGTTCACTGGCTGCCTTGCTGATCTTTCCCGGCTTAATTGGCGGTATGTTATATAGTGCACAAGAAGTTAGTGCAGGCAAACCGATTAAGCTTGATTACTTATGGATTGTCTTCAAAGATCCTAAAAAACGATCTGAATTTTTAAAATTAGGTTTAGTTTTAATTGCAGGTATTTTTTTGGCGGGCATTTTCATGGGTGATAAAGTCGAAGGCTTAAACCCTAATGCTAATTTAGATGTTGGTTTTGGCACATTAGCCTTCTTATTCCTGCTAGGTTTAATTGGCTTTATTATCTTCGGTTATGCCTCGGCTTTGATCTTATTCCGCAGTTCGTCAATGACAAATGCCCTAAAAGAAAGTATTTCATTAGGCACGAATCAGTTATTGCCAATTGCGACCTTATATTTGCTATATACCCTATTTAGCATCATAGCCGCGATTCCCTTTGGTTTAGGTTTCCTGATTCTATGGCCTGTTACGATTGGCGCAATCTATGTAAGCTATCAGGAATTAGACGATTACTTATAA
- a CDS encoding DUF333 domain-containing protein, which yields MTAIKTGLIFTSFAFLLSACATVAAPDAPKTQDNSPSARMANPASLNCLQQRGKLQTLKTSQGEVTYCLLPSGKKCEEWDMFRGNCPVRTVNANRKFGNQSKND from the coding sequence ATGACTGCCATTAAAACCGGCTTAATTTTCACATCTTTTGCTTTTTTATTAAGTGCTTGTGCAACGGTTGCAGCGCCTGATGCGCCTAAAACACAAGATAACTCACCGTCTGCTCGCATGGCAAACCCTGCTTCATTAAATTGCCTACAACAACGTGGTAAACTACAAACGCTAAAAACCTCGCAGGGCGAAGTGACGTATTGCTTACTACCCAGTGGTAAGAAATGTGAAGAATGGGATATGTTCCGTGGCAATTGTCCGGTACGTACAGTCAATGCCAATCGTAAATTCGGCAATCAATCTAAAAACGACTAA
- a CDS encoding META domain-containing protein encodes MSINKSNRLGSSRWLHTTLVFSIVLMMLPSMVDAKSKAKTEEATADTAAAATVPAGMCPLNSGGPSLLGTKWRLQSVYGHEVPNELKITMAVSEHTMDGFSGCNTYAAHFVQVGNRGFKVSKIDQTREACDVIFPEPGAPSINVGNWEGNYLRVLRRAGSVQQENDNTLHFYDFNGKPSVIFVKAFGDLTADTPAEKTDNKVKAKDSKDKDKKASNASQNEASDKVVDNATQTDTTLGATAVKADEASEDSASFDVGTSEKAESATVAQAK; translated from the coding sequence ATGAGCATTAATAAATCAAATCGGCTAGGTTCTAGTCGCTGGCTACACACTACATTAGTTTTTTCTATTGTTTTGATGATGTTACCGTCGATGGTAGATGCAAAAAGCAAAGCAAAAACGGAAGAAGCAACTGCTGATACTGCCGCCGCTGCGACTGTACCAGCCGGTATGTGCCCTTTAAATAGTGGTGGTCCTTCATTGCTCGGTACGAAGTGGCGTTTACAATCTGTTTATGGGCATGAAGTGCCTAACGAATTGAAAATTACAATGGCGGTAAGCGAACACACAATGGATGGTTTCTCAGGTTGTAATACCTATGCCGCTCATTTTGTGCAAGTGGGTAATCGTGGTTTTAAAGTTTCTAAAATTGACCAAACGCGTGAAGCCTGTGACGTTATTTTCCCTGAACCCGGCGCACCTAGTATTAATGTCGGTAACTGGGAAGGCAATTATTTAAGGGTCTTACGTCGCGCGGGTAGCGTGCAGCAGGAAAATGACAATACATTGCATTTCTATGATTTCAACGGTAAGCCGTCCGTGATTTTCGTAAAAGCATTTGGAGATTTAACTGCTGATACCCCTGCCGAAAAAACGGATAACAAGGTCAAGGCTAAAGATAGCAAAGACAAAGATAAAAAAGCCTCAAATGCTTCACAAAATGAAGCGTCTGATAAGGTTGTAGACAACGCTACTCAAACTGACACGACGTTAGGTGCAACTGCTGTAAAAGCAGACGAGGCATCAGAGGATTCGGCAAGTTTTGATGTTGGTACGAGCGAAAAAGCAGAATCAGCAACTGTTGCGCAAGCGAAATAA
- a CDS encoding TerD family protein, whose protein sequence is MDTLTLALKKMNAVVWETPAEKATDTNPSLVLTLNANLMSLGYCLSPTLFHTLNWMSAAEVALLGEEMLSVLNTLKGSHVKHQPMYPNFPQQVIHADDVELYLNAIVHYFSLGTWQPDYQELPRKFAFEYTKFQAIEQISLSEFQRLFTTLLSSRDSLSAADKAIVQWFLREAGHEPLPLPDEIPFHENKCLVSAHWLGKGIDITPLIKTTTDILRLVTHLSKGDVSLAENTKFRSLKRAWRKRLVLQLERVINEEDIGRHFNKWIRVFHNLHVGDYAKLAPKTYAIANKARNGQALHSFYSDVELTLMTYDVSGAIKVLRARPGEFARRLDHLLRVAQHCDVQLVRDQAALPATEQQSALYYQEQVVDSFLKVVNDIPSRNLTQLLGHLKTRFSAVKQRVVYPKGSLQKAVLLSSELPALAETVVNALITGIENSLSQRFSVLPALGKVWIDPLLQKCPLPTQQRSTSDGLFTVARGTRIPLAESRDDTIRLFIYWIGMDIDLSATFHAEDGRLLEHVSYTNLRSAKYNAYHSGDITRAPNGASEFIDIDIPSAAKHARYLAMTVMVFNGPSFADHKACFVGWMLRKKPNHNAIYEPATVQQKLNLTQNCRSMIPVLFDLHLREVVWTDLPILKDAYDYGNNVRNNSASIQDKLNAIVNTQNRLSLYDLFRLHALGRGEWVASQADAETVFAMNAGITPFHVNEINANFLV, encoded by the coding sequence CCCAAGTTTAGTTTTAACCTTAAACGCTAATCTGATGAGTTTGGGTTATTGCTTATCGCCTACGCTATTTCATACGCTCAATTGGATGTCAGCGGCAGAAGTGGCGTTATTGGGTGAGGAAATGCTGAGCGTGTTAAACACGTTGAAAGGTAGCCATGTTAAACACCAACCCATGTATCCGAATTTTCCACAACAAGTCATTCACGCGGATGACGTTGAATTATATTTAAACGCGATTGTGCATTACTTCAGTTTGGGAACTTGGCAGCCCGATTATCAAGAATTGCCGCGTAAATTTGCGTTTGAATACACTAAGTTTCAAGCGATTGAACAAATCAGCTTAAGCGAGTTTCAACGCTTATTTACCACGTTATTAAGTTCTCGTGATTCTTTATCGGCAGCCGATAAAGCGATTGTGCAATGGTTTTTACGGGAAGCAGGGCATGAACCGCTACCTTTGCCGGATGAGATTCCGTTTCATGAAAACAAATGCCTTGTATCGGCGCATTGGTTGGGTAAAGGGATAGACATTACCCCTTTAATTAAAACCACTACTGATATTTTGCGTTTGGTTACGCATTTATCGAAAGGCGATGTGTCACTGGCAGAAAATACCAAGTTCCGTTCCTTAAAACGCGCTTGGCGTAAACGCTTAGTGTTGCAATTAGAGCGCGTGATTAATGAAGAGGATATTGGGCGGCATTTCAATAAATGGATTCGAGTGTTTCATAATCTGCATGTAGGGGATTATGCCAAGCTTGCACCTAAAACTTATGCGATTGCTAATAAAGCACGTAATGGACAAGCCTTGCATAGTTTCTATAGCGATGTGGAATTAACGCTAATGACCTATGACGTAAGCGGCGCGATTAAAGTATTGCGTGCACGTCCGGGAGAATTTGCGCGGCGTTTAGATCATTTATTACGGGTCGCACAACATTGCGATGTGCAATTAGTACGTGATCAAGCCGCTTTGCCTGCGACAGAACAACAATCAGCGTTGTATTACCAAGAGCAAGTGGTGGATAGCTTTTTGAAGGTGGTTAATGACATTCCCAGCCGCAACTTAACGCAATTGTTGGGTCATTTGAAAACACGTTTTAGCGCGGTTAAACAACGGGTAGTGTATCCAAAAGGCAGTTTACAAAAAGCGGTGTTGCTGTCTTCTGAATTGCCAGCCTTAGCCGAAACGGTGGTAAACGCCTTAATTACCGGTATTGAAAACAGTTTAAGCCAACGCTTTAGCGTATTGCCTGCGTTAGGTAAGGTGTGGATTGATCCGCTGTTACAAAAGTGCCCGTTACCAACGCAACAACGCAGCACTAGCGATGGTTTGTTTACGGTCGCCCGTGGTACCCGTATTCCATTAGCTGAGAGCCGCGACGATACCATTCGCTTATTCATTTATTGGATAGGTATGGATATTGATTTAAGCGCGACTTTTCACGCCGAAGACGGTCGCCTATTAGAGCATGTAAGTTATACCAATCTGCGTTCGGCTAAATATAACGCGTATCATAGCGGTGATATTACCCGTGCTCCCAATGGCGCGAGCGAGTTCATTGATATTGATATTCCATCAGCGGCGAAACATGCACGTTATTTGGCAATGACGGTCATGGTATTTAATGGTCCAAGTTTTGCCGATCATAAAGCCTGCTTTGTCGGTTGGATGTTGCGTAAAAAACCGAATCACAATGCGATTTATGAGCCTGCGACCGTGCAACAAAAATTGAATTTGACCCAAAATTGTCGCTCGATGATTCCGGTATTATTCGATTTGCATTTGCGCGAAGTGGTGTGGACGGATTTACCGATCCTGAAAGACGCGTATGATTATGGCAATAATGTGCGTAACAATAGCGCGAGTATTCAAGATAAATTGAATGCCATTGTGAATACGCAAAATCGCTTAAGCTTATACGATTTATTCCGTTTACATGCGTTAGGGCGCGGTGAATGGGTGGCTAGTCAAGCGGACGCTGAAACAGTATTTGCAATGAATGCGGGTATAACACCGTTTCATGTGAATGAAATTAACGCCAACTTTCTAGTTTAA